The stretch of DNA CCGCGGACTCAAGATAGAGAAATTCCTCAAGGCAAGATCAGTAAAAAGCAAGCATGGTTTTTTGCGATTCTTTCATTAACGATTTTGATTTTCTCGGCTTTTCAATTACCAAGACTTTGTCAAATCCTCTTGCCAATTGCTTTGACTTGGCTTTTTGCTTATTCTTGGATGAAGCGTGTGACTTGGCTTTGTCATTTTGTTCTTGGTACCACTCTTGGAGGGGCTACGCTTGGAGCTTGGATTGCTGTTACTGGTAATTTAGATTCACTGGCGCCAGTTTACCTTGCACTTGCTGTTAGCTTTTGGGTTGCAGGTTTTGATATTTTTTATTCATTACAAGACGAAGTTTTTGACTTAAGTCAAAAACTTCACTCTATCCCTGCCCGATTTGGCAAAGCGACAGCCGTCAAAATCGCTCGTTTTACTCATTTATTAACACCAATCTTCTTATATCTTTGTGGTGAAGAACTTGAGCTTGGTTTTTATTTCAAGCTGGCAATATTGTTTACTGTTGTAGCACTGTTTTATGAACAGCGACTAGTCAACGAACAGAAAATTGAAAAGGCATTTTTTACTGTTAATAGTTGGATCTCTGTAATGATCATGGTCTTTGTAATATTGGAGTTGAGTTTGAGTGTTTAAGTATTTGCTCAAACATTATCGTGGATATTTATTAGGGATTGTCTTTTTGATTATCACTAATCTCTTGGCTGCTTATATTCCACAGCTTATAAAAAAAGTAGTAGACATGATTGAAATTCAGGACTCCGCTCTGTTAGAAGTTCTAGCTTGGGCTAGTTTTCTTGCTGTGCTAATGGCAATAATGAGAGCGGCCTCTCGCCAAATCATATTTGCTATTGGTCGTGAGATTGAATTTGAACTTAAAAAAGATATCTTTAATCATTTGGTGACCTTGCCACCTGGTTTTTTTTCGGAGAGTTCCAAAGATGGAATCTCGACTCAGGCGGGTAGCCTAATTTCAATAATCACTAATGATGTCCAGTCTATTAGAGCCCTTGGTGGTTTTGCAATGCTTAATATATTCAATACTGTAATTGCTTTTGCTGTGATTCTACCTTTGATGTTTGATTTACATACCGAATTAACCTGGGCTTTTCTGGCTTTGATTCCTATTGTGATTCTATTTGTGATTTCTTTAAGTGGCAAGATCAAAGACTATCAAAATTGGGTTCAAGAAGAACTTGCACGTATTAGTAATTTCATTGAACAAAACCTGAGTGGTATTCATATTATCAAGGCTTACGCTCAAGAACAGGCAGAGCTCAATCGTTTTTCTGTTATCAATGATCAATTAAAACAAGCCTATTTGAAATTAATTCAGGTGCGTAGTTTTATTGGGCCAGTGATGCGAGTAATTGCAAGTCTCGGTTTTGTTTTACTTTTGTACATGGGTGGTAAATCAATTATCGCTGGAGAGTTTAGTGCTGGTGACTTTGCTGCTTATGCACTTTATGTTCAAAGGCTGATCTGGCCTGTCGCCACGCTTGGTTGGTTAATCACTATCATTTATAGAGCTCAAGTAAGTGAAAAAAGAATTAACGGTATTCTTCAAGTTGATCCGACTATCAAAGATCGTGACGACGCTATTAAAAAAACTAGCTTTGAAACTGAAATTGAAATCAAAGCCCTTAATACAAAAATAACTAAAGGATCAATGGTTGGTATTGTCGGTGCAATCGGCTCAGGTAAAACAGTACTAGCTCATAAATTAATGCATCTTAAAGAGTTGACTGATGATGAGATTTTAATTGATGGGATTGATATCAAGGATATTCAATTAAATTCATTGCGTACTTTGGTGAACCTAGTACCCCAAACTAATTTTCTTTTTTCGAGTTCGGTTTTTGATAATATTGTTTACGCCAAAGATCTAAGTCGAGATCAAGTGATTGAGCTCGCTAAGAAAGTGAATATCCATGATGAGATTATGTCCTTGTCTGAGTGCTATGACAGTATAGTTGGTGAGCGTGGTGTAACCCTCTCAGGAGGACAGAGACAAAGAATTGCTATCGCCAGAGCATTAGCACTGGATCCGGAGATTTTAGTGCTCGATGATTCTTTAAGTAGTCTTGATAACGAGAGCTCTAAGTTGATTTTGCATAATATCATCGGTTTGCGTAAAAACAAAACTACTATTTTCATTACTCATAATGAAAGTATTTTAAATGAGATGGATCAATTAATTAAATTGGAGAGAGTAGGCTGATGAATAACTGGCAGCTAATCAAAACCCTATATCCATTCATGAAGCCTTTCAAATGGCAAATTATTATCGCATTAGCTATTTTACCTTTAAGTTCTGCAACCTATTCTATTCAACCTGTTTTGCTACAAAAAGCAGTTGACGGTCCTATTGCTGCATTTGATTTAGCTGGACTTTGGACTTATGCTTTATTCTTGCTTGGCGCTGTTGCTATCAATTTTGTTTTGCAAGTTGCACAGTTCTATATTATGAACAAAGTCGGTCAGTCGATGGTAGCTGATATTCGCTACTCTCTTTTTGTGCATCTTGAATCTATGTCTATGAGCTTCTTTGACCGCAATCCTGTTGGTCGCTCGGTTTCAAGAGTCACTAGTGACATGGAGCAACTCGCTGAAAGCTTTGTTGGTGGATTGGTTTTAATTCTGCTCGATATTTTCAATATTCTAGGGATTCTATTATTTATGTTTTACCTCAATTGGAGATTGAGTTTAGTAGTTTCAGTTTTTTTGATACCGATTTATTTTATTACTATTTATTACCAAGAGCTTTATCGTAAAGCCAATTTGATGGCTCGCAAGGAGCTTGCTAAGCTCAATTCTTTCTTGCAACAAAATATAGTTGGTATTTCTGTTGTTCAAGTATTAAACAGCACAGCCAAAAGTATGAACAAGTTTGCTGAATACAATCGTCAATATTTTAAAGCCAATGACGAAAGTATCAAAGCAGATGCACGGCTTTCGGCTACTATAGAAATGATTTCACTGTTTGCTATCATCGCTTTAATTTATATTAGTTCAAAGATCTTTGCTAGTTCTGTACTAAGTATCGGTATGATACTTGCTTTTATACAGTACTCGCAGGCACTGTTTGAGCCGATTCGCAATCTTAGTGATCGTTTTACGGTAATTCAATCTGCTTTTACTGCAATAGAAAGAATGAGTGAATTATTAGATGAACCGATTAGTATTCAAGACCATAAATCTTTAACTTGCACACAAGAGAACAAAGATGCGCCACTTATCAATTTTAAAAATATCCAATTTCAATATCAAGACAAAACACCTGTACTTAATGACGTTAGTTTTCAAGTACAGCAAGGTCAAAAAATAGCAATTATCGGCAAGACTGGTTCGGGCAAAAGTACCATCATTAAACTATTGACTCGTCTGTATGAACTTGATCAAGGTTTAATTGAAATTAATGGAGTCGACATCAAAGAGATTCCTCAGTATCAACTACGAGAAAAAATAGCCGTGATTCACCAAGACACATATATTTTTGCAGGTAATTTAGAATCCAATATCAAACTAGGACGAGACGAGTCCAAGCTTGATATGCAGCTTGCTCAGCGCTTCCTCGACTTGGCTCCTGGTCTAAGACAAGAACGTGATCTTTTGAATTTGTCCAATGTTTCATCTGGCGAGGAGCAAGTGATCAACTTTGCTCGTGCATTAGTTGCTAGACCGGAGATTCTTGTGCTTGATGAAGCAACAGCCAAGATTGACTTGGAAACAGAGAAGGCGATCTATGAATTATTGAATGAATATATCAAAGGGAAGACTTTAATTACTATTGCTCACAGATTAGAGACTATTAAGAGTGCGGACTTGGTATTGAAACTTGAAAACGGTTTGCTGACACGCTGACAAACGAAGTTTTTCTAGTCGGGTCTATGAAAAAAGGTTCTGACCGTGCAAAGCAGGTGTCAGATAGGGGTTGATACTTTGCATTTCTCAGTGCACCCTTAATTAAGCAGTAGCACCAAGACTCGACCATGAGCTGTTGTCATTATCAACGCCAGCCATTTTTGCTTGATTTATATTAGTTAAGGAAAATTGTAATTTGCCGTTATTTTGTGCAACAGTGACATTAGTATCATCATCAAAGCCCCTCAATTCACTAGGGTAATGTTTGCCATCTATATTTAATTTACCTTTTTGGGCAGTAAGCGTAGCACCTTCAGCAAGTTGTAGGCTGACTCTACTTGGTATATTGGTCGACCCTTCTTGTATATTTGTTTTTATATCGATCCCAGATCCAGCTGATACTGCAAATGAATTACCTTGTTGTAGGTTGAGAACAATTTGGAGCCTGGCTCCTTTTTCGTGACCAGGTACGTTTCCAAATTTCAGATGGGCTCCATTTGCTAAGTCAAAACTATTTGGCTTAAATCCAGGTATTTTACCTAATATTGATTCCGGTATGTGTTTGTTGATCTGACTACCATCAGATTTTTGAGCACCAAGTAAAATTGTCGGTACTTGGCCAGATAGTTGTATAAATTTTGTTATTAATAATCCAGCAACCATAATGAAAACCTAGTTCTCCCAAGTACTTTTAACAATTTCAAGTTAAGACTAGGTTAAACAGGATACGACCCTGATCCCTTTGTATGTATACATACCAGTACTAATTCTTAATTTTTGCTTAGATTAGGTATTTTTCTTCATTTATCGCTGACGTTTCTTGCAATCCTTTATATGATTAGATCGATTCACTAGAAATTTGATTTCATCGAATTAGTGATTTAAAGAATAACAATGAATACAATTTTAAGTTCGGAACATTGGTGGTACAAAGCATGATTAACAGTAAATTTTTAAGTTCGGATGAGGGTAGTTCAGCCAAGTTCTTTATGTTCTCAGCCATTGTTTGGTTGGTATTAGGAATGGCTGCTGGCCTTTTAGCAGCATTGGAGTTTTCTTTTCCAGATTTAACTAAAGGAATACCTCAATTATCGTTTACGCACTTGAGACCTGCTCACGTGAATACAATTGCCTTTGGCTGGTTGTCAATGGCTAATATTGGTTCGGCGCTTTATATTATCCCAGCTCTTTGTAAGACCAAGCTCTACTCAGAGAAATTAGCCAACTTTGTTTGCTATGTTTGGAATTTTGTTATTGGTGGCGGTGCAATAGCATTAATGAATGGCTTTACAGAGGGACGTGAGTATGCGGAATATACTTGGCCTTTTGATATTTTGGTTTTAGTAGGACTATTCTTACTTTCTTACAATCTTTTTAGAACAGTTCTTAATAGACAAGTCAAAAAACTCTATGTATCCGTTTGGTATATCATGGGGGCTTTCTTTTGGATGCCGTTTGTTTATTTAGTAGGTAACCGTACTTTTGTTGCAATGGATGGATTGAATGATGGAATCCTCAACTGGTTTTATGGACACAATATATTGGGAATGTGGTTTACAGTACTTGGTGTTGGTATAGCTTATTACATGGTACCTAAGATGAGCGGTAAACCGATTTGGAGTCATAGCTTGTCAATGATTGGCTTTTGGACTATTGCATTTTTCTATGCACCCACAGGTACTCATCATTTACTACAGTCACCAGTGCCAGAATGGCTTAAAGCTCTTGCGGTAATTTTCTCTGCAGCTTTAGTCATCCCGGTGATAACCGTTTTAACTAATTTCTATATGTCAATGAAAGGATCATGGTGGATGCTGACTACAAATATGCCACTTCGTTTTGTGATGACAGGTGCTTTTTGGTATTTCATTACTTGTATACAAGGACCTTTTCAGGCGACACGTGGAATCAATTGGTACATTCACTTCACTCAATGGGTTGTTGCTCACGCTCATGCCGCTTTGCTTGGTACATTTACATTCTTTGTAATAGGATCACTTTATTACGGCATACAAAGACTTACTGGCAAAAAGATTTACAGTGTTCGTTTAGTTAAATGGCATTATTGGTTGCTTACAATTGGATTCTTATTATTTTTCTTGAGTCTTACTGTAGGTGGATTACAGCAGTCAGTAGGATGGGCTCTTGGTTACCCAGTAGCTCAATGGTCATTAATTCTCCCACCAATGTGGTTGGTTAGATCAATTGGAGGAGTAATGATGTTTGCCAGTAGCTGTTTATTTGCCTACAATATATTTAGAAGTATGAATAGCCCAAGTATTTCATCTGAGGATGAACTTAATATGGCGGTACCAACTGAGAACTAAGGAAAGGATTTAGGAAATGTCTGACAAAAATACAAATGAAAAAATAGGTACAAAGGGATATATACTGCCAGCAGTTGTAGTTGCTCTGTCTTTTATGATGATCTACACAGTAGTTGTATTGATTCCTGATATGACGATGATTAATATCAAGCCTACAAAGTATGCGATGGAATATGTTCTCAAAGATACTGATGGCAATATCGTCATTGATGAAAAGGGCAAACCTAAATTAAGTCAGGCTGGTAAAGGACGTGCAGTTTACGTCAGAGAAGGTTGTTTTTATTGCCACTCACAATTTGTTAGACCACAGGATAGAGATTTCGGTTCTCGAGTACATGCTGGTGACTATGTTAATGAAACACCAAACGTATTGGGTACATCAAGAACAGGTCCAGACTTGAGTAATGAAGGTCTCAAAATGCCAGATGCCTGGCATATTGGACATCTTGATAATCCAAGAGCTTATACTCCCGGTTCAATTATGCCTTCTTTTAGTTTCTTGAGTGAGGTAGACACAGCTAACTTGGTTGCCTATCTACAAACACTTGGTGCTAAGCGTTTTCAAGATCCTGAGAATAAACCAATTTACGAAGCATATTATCCAGAAGCTGACACAGCTTTTTGGGTAGCATCTGAACACCACAAACCCAACGTTGATAGTGCAACAGCTGCCAATGGTGGTGCTGGAATCTTTAGACAAAACTGTGCAGCTTGTCACGGAACGAACGGACTTGGTAACGGACCAAACGCTCTTGCCATGAACAAAAAACCAGCCAACTTCTCAAGACCTTTCTTCAAGGCTTATTCTGACAAGACTTGGTACTATAAAGTAGCAGAGGGTGTACCTGGTACCAGAATGCCGCGTTGGAAACTTGCGCTGAAGCCTGAACAAATGTGGTACTTAGTTGCATTCTTAAAAACTCTTCCACAAGACAAAGAAGTGATTATTCAGGATTATCAAACAATTAATGATAAGGATTGGGAAGAGCAATCAGTACTGCCTACTGGATTAATAAACAAATACAAAGAAATTGGACATCACAAAGCTACTGGTACTTACCATGTAAATCCAGGTGGCTTGACTGGTACAGAGACCAGTGCAGGAGGAACTAGTGGACACTAATATTGCTTTTTCTCTTCAAGACTGGATACTGAGTGTCTTTAACAAGGAAGGGATTGCGGTTTTTGCAATTTTTTCTTCAACATTCTTTTTATTAGCAGGATGTTTGGCTTACTGGGCTTTTAAAAGTGGACAGTTTGATGATATTGAGGCAGCCAAATTCGAGATGATGGGGACAGGAGTTTAAAACATATGACGGAAAATACAAATACCAATTTAAATCTAGATGAAATGTCACCAATTTCACCAGCCTTGTCAAAATCTTTAGTAACACCTGCTGCTGAATACAAAGTTAGCCACAATAAGCCACCTTTATTTTTGGTAGTACTATATATTTTAGTTATCGCCTGGTGTAGCATTAGTTGGATACCGTTTTATGGATATTAAAGTCAAAATGAAAAGTAAAAAAAGAATCGTCTGGATTGTTTCACTAGCGCTGATAATGAGCTTAATTGTTGTTGCACCTCTAATGGCTGCTTCACGTACTGGATTGCAGTCAAGTCTAATTAAAGACTGGCACTCTGAAGTGGATAGAGCCCAGTGTCCCGACTTCCTTTATCCATCACATACTCCTTCAATCGTTAGTGGTCAGAAAGTATACCAAGCCAATTGTGCTAGATGTCACGGAGAGCCGCCTACTAAAGACCAGCAAGTTATTAGCTATATGCGCGCACAAAGTCCAGAAAAACAATTTGAAAGAATTTGTGGTCATAAGCACCAAATGAATAAGGCTTTGACTATTGATGAGCGTTGGGATTCGCTACTCTATATGAGAACTAATATACTTGGTTATTACCCAGCCAACTCACAAGAAGCTTCAGAAATGGATGCACTGTTTGGTGGTAATTGCGCTATTTGTCATGGAACCAGAGGACAGGGAGATGGTAACTTACACAAGATGCTTAATCCTCAACCTGCCAACTTTAATATGTTCAAGCGTCTTTATACTCGCTCTGACGAGAAATTATTTAATGAGATTTCTTATGGAATTCCTTGGACAGCAATGCCTGCTTGGAAAGATAGACATGACTTTGATAGACAAGAAGATTTTAATCCTGAGCTAATTTGGAAATTAGTTCGTTATGTTCGTAGTTTTGCATATTCTCAAGAAGTAGACAGGCTGGATATCGGTCGACAAAAACTTGAAGATTATAAGAAAGAAATAGGTGAATCTAATTAATATGAAATTTGAAAGAAGAGAGTTTATAAAGACCTTGCTTGCAGTCCCCGTAATTGGCGGCATTTCGGCATTGTTTATTTCACCCTTTGTTAGGTTTCTCAAGCCAAGTTCTGGTCCGCTTGCAACAGCTGAGATCTTCAAGCAACCAGACAAACCATCACCGGTTCGTGAGATCAGTTTCAGTGTCTCTGATTTCCCCGAGAACTGGTCCTTTAAGTATTTTATGTTTCAAGAGTCTAATCGCGAATATACTTCTGTCGGTGAACAAATCAAAACTATTCCTGGTGTGATTGTTAGAACCCCGACGCCAGACGGCAGTGCTGACTTTGTCGTATTTAGTCGTGTTTGCCCTCACTTAGGTTGTGTGTTTAATTTCGTTCCTATTGAAGCTGAGGTAGCTAAGGGATATAACTATGCTCCGCCTCCAGGACAAAAAGTTTTTGCTTGTCCTTGTCATCTTTCAGTTTATGACCCAATGCAAACTGACACCAAAGGTAGAGGCAAGGTAGTTTCTGGTCCTGCACCAAGATCACCATTTAAGTTTAACTTCATAAGACAAGGAGAAAGAATATTGGTTAGTAGTTTAGAGTCAGGAGGGATCTCTTAATGGAATTGCCTTCTATATTTAAAGCAGCAAAAAAATCAGTAATGGATAGATTAAAGAATGTTGATTTCTTTGATGAAACTTTTGTTGATAAACAAGTAGACAATGTATGGTACAAACTTGGACCAATACAGTGGCTCACTTGGATAGTAACTATTGTTACTGGAGCTATATTGGTAGCTTTCTATGTGCCAACATCTGAACAAGCATATGACACTATCATTGTAATTCAAGAACACATACCATTTGGTGGATTGATGAGAGGTATGCACAAGTATGGAGCTGATGCTTTTATTATTGCTTGTATCTTGAAGATGTACCGTATGTTTATTTGTGCTGATTACAAAGGCAACAGAGAACTCAATCTATGGATTTGTTTCTTCCTCTTGCTACTTGGGTTTTATTCTGGACTTTCTGGTTATTTATTAATTTGGAACCAAAGAGCTTTTTGGGCGACCAAAGTATTTGCGACCTTCCCTGGTTATATGGACCAGTTTGGTCTTAACTTAGCTTTCTTAGGTGAGACTATTGTTACTCAATTAGTCAAATGGGGTGTACCAACTAGTTTGCCAGCGATCCCTGTTTCTGAGGGTGGTGGAATTCTTCTGGATATGAAACTGCTTAATCAATACATCAACTTTAATATGGGAATGGTTACTCAGCAAATCTTGCTTGGTGGTAGTGCCATTGGACAAGCGACAATCACTAGATTCTATTCAATGCATATGGCATTATCGACTATTGGTTTGATTGTTGTTGAGCTTTATTTTTATAGCAACAAAAAGAAGCGTTTCAATATTCCTTGGAGTGAGGGATTCTTGATCATCTTTATGATAGCTGCAGCTGCAACTATTTTCCCTGCTGAAATGGGAGCAAGAGCAAACCCGGCTGTAACGCCATTACCAATTCTTTCTGACTGGTATTTCTTGGCTCTTTATCAAATGTACAAATATATCGAGCCCGTACTAGCAACGTTTATTACTATGCTAATTCCTGCAACTGTACTTTTGTTGCCGTTCTTTGACCGGGGCAAGGAGAAGAGTATTACCAAGAGACCAATAATTATGTGGACTGCTATTATGGGTGCAATTAGTACTATTGCTTTCTCTGTTTTGATTATTCTTAATATCGCCAATATCAACACAGACCCACCTTACTGGGTTGCTGGTACAACTATATTGATTGCAATTGGAATTTATTTTTCTCAGAAACAATATGCCGGAATTAATAGATGGAAACTTGCTTTAGTTCATGTTTTATTCTTGGTTTGCTATTTAGGAAGAATTCATACAGTGCCTTATTTTGGTTTGCCTTTAGAAGATATACTTGGCAACACTTTCTTTGCTGACGGTTCTTGGGGACGTATGTGGATTTTCTATGGTGGTTTTGCTGCTTTGCATATACTTACCGCAATGTGGGAATCTTGCTGTGCTTGCAAAAAGGATGCTAAATAAATGGCTTATTGGACAGTATTTATTTTAGCGGTTTATTCAATCACCCAATTCTTTGGTGGTTATAGATATTTTAAAGCAGGAGAAGAACTTCAAGGCTACCTGATGAACGGTCTTTGGATTTTTATTTTTGCAGCTTCAATGTTATTCTTGACTTACAAGATCTATAGTGAAGAGCGTGCCAAAAACAATATCAAAGAGAGTTTTGCGCCTTTTGAGCTGATTTATAACTGGAGGGAAAACAAATGAAAAATTTAACATGGTTACAGATTGGAGTTGCATTAGCTAATATCGCGGTCTTTGGTTTGATGTTTACCTTGATGGGATATTTTGAGTTGATGGGAGCTGATCAGGCTTACTTTGATGCTGGTACTATTCAAAACATTAAATACATCAATATGATGACTGAGCCATTAGGTTTGACGATCGATCCAGCTAGCCAAGAAAAAGTAACTACCGTTTGGTACGCTGCATGTTTAGGAATTGCACTTGCATTCTCTGGACTTAGTATTATGATTGCCAATCGACGTTCAGATGAGTTTTACGAGGTAACCAATTAATGTTTACAAAAATAGTTAGAGCCGGTCAAGTAGTGTTTTTGAGAATTGAGGATGCCCTCAACAAGATCTTTTCTTCAGAGCAAAACATTCTTTATTATCATGGTGCGATGCCAAATTTCTTCATGTGGATTTTATTCCTTTCAGGTTTATTGTTGTTTGTATACTATATGCCGACACTTGAAGGTGCTTACCAGTCAGTCGAGTACATCACTCACAAGATTCCTTTTGGAGATATGATTCGTGGTATTCATAGATACGCTGCTGATGCGATGTTGATCACTGTCTTGCTGCACGCTCTTAGAGTTTATTTCACTGATAGATATAGATCATATAGAATCATTGCTTGGTACTCAGGAATAGCTTTAATATTCATGATGACCCTTATTGGTATCTCTGGTTATATTCTTGTGTGGGACGAGCGTTCTTACATTATAGTAACCAAAATTAGTGAGTTTCTTGCTGCTTTCCCTATCTGGGGACAAGCCTGGTCACATGCTTTTATTAATGACAACGCAATAAGCAACTATACAATGAGCATGGCTCTGTTCCTGCACACAGGTACTTCATTCTCGCTACTTGTTATGCTGTGGATTCACTATATGAGAATCTCAAGACCTGTGGTCAACGTCACTTGGGCACTCGGTTGTCTGCTTGGTGGAACTATTCTTATATTTGCAGGATTAATGCCAGCTACTTCAGGACCTGAAGCCGTCTTAATTGCTACTCCAACTTACTTTGATATGGATTGGTTCTATTTATGGATTTTCCCTGTTATGGATTACCTTGGCAATATTTGGACTTGGGTTGCATTAGCTGTAGTTACGCTGATAGCGATCTTGCTTCCAGAGTTTGTTAAATCAAGAGATGATGAACCTGCGACAGTAAACAAAGATGCTTGTGTTGGTTGTAAGCTTTGTGCTGTTGATTGTCCTTATGAAGCAATTTATATGGCACCAAGAACAGACGGTTCTAAATTTAAGGAAATTGCAGTTGTGATTGATGCAAGATGTGCTGAGTGCGGTCTTTGTGTTGGCGCTTGCAACTTTGATGCCATTGAATTACCTGC from Cyanobacteriota bacterium encodes:
- a CDS encoding cbb3-type cytochrome c oxidase subunit II, coding for MSDKNTNEKIGTKGYILPAVVVALSFMMIYTVVVLIPDMTMINIKPTKYAMEYVLKDTDGNIVIDEKGKPKLSQAGKGRAVYVREGCFYCHSQFVRPQDRDFGSRVHAGDYVNETPNVLGTSRTGPDLSNEGLKMPDAWHIGHLDNPRAYTPGSIMPSFSFLSEVDTANLVAYLQTLGAKRFQDPENKPIYEAYYPEADTAFWVASEHHKPNVDSATAANGGAGIFRQNCAACHGTNGLGNGPNALAMNKKPANFSRPFFKAYSDKTWYYKVAEGVPGTRMPRWKLALKPEQMWYLVAFLKTLPQDKEVIIQDYQTINDKDWEEQSVLPTGLINKYKEIGHHKATGTYHVNPGGLTGTETSAGGTSGH
- the ubiA gene encoding putative 4-hydroxybenzoate polyprenyltransferase; the protein is MLEILSKWSKMIKLEHTLFSLPFVISSALLAIDYQNGQIDWMVFFWISLCLLGARSAGMTLNRIFDAEIDSRNPRTQDREIPQGKISKKQAWFFAILSLTILIFSAFQLPRLCQILLPIALTWLFAYSWMKRVTWLCHFVLGTTLGGATLGAWIAVTGNLDSLAPVYLALAVSFWVAGFDIFYSLQDEVFDLSQKLHSIPARFGKATAVKIARFTHLLTPIFLYLCGEELELGFYFKLAILFTVVALFYEQRLVNEQKIEKAFFTVNSWISVMIMVFVILELSLSV
- a CDS encoding c-type cytochrome encodes the protein MKSKKRIVWIVSLALIMSLIVVAPLMAASRTGLQSSLIKDWHSEVDRAQCPDFLYPSHTPSIVSGQKVYQANCARCHGEPPTKDQQVISYMRAQSPEKQFERICGHKHQMNKALTIDERWDSLLYMRTNILGYYPANSQEASEMDALFGGNCAICHGTRGQGDGNLHKMLNPQPANFNMFKRLYTRSDEKLFNEISYGIPWTAMPAWKDRHDFDRQEDFNPELIWKLVRYVRSFAYSQEVDRLDIGRQKLEDYKKEIGESN
- a CDS encoding cytochrome b N-terminal domain-containing protein; protein product: MDRLKNVDFFDETFVDKQVDNVWYKLGPIQWLTWIVTIVTGAILVAFYVPTSEQAYDTIIVIQEHIPFGGLMRGMHKYGADAFIIACILKMYRMFICADYKGNRELNLWICFFLLLLGFYSGLSGYLLIWNQRAFWATKVFATFPGYMDQFGLNLAFLGETIVTQLVKWGVPTSLPAIPVSEGGGILLDMKLLNQYINFNMGMVTQQILLGGSAIGQATITRFYSMHMALSTIGLIVVELYFYSNKKKRFNIPWSEGFLIIFMIAAAATIFPAEMGARANPAVTPLPILSDWYFLALYQMYKYIEPVLATFITMLIPATVLLLPFFDRGKEKSITKRPIIMWTAIMGAISTIAFSVLIILNIANINTDPPYWVAGTTILIAIGIYFSQKQYAGINRWKLALVHVLFLVCYLGRIHTVPYFGLPLEDILGNTFFADGSWGRMWIFYGGFAALHILTAMWESCCACKKDAK
- a CDS encoding cbb3-type cytochrome c oxidase subunit I, with the translated sequence MINSKFLSSDEGSSAKFFMFSAIVWLVLGMAAGLLAALEFSFPDLTKGIPQLSFTHLRPAHVNTIAFGWLSMANIGSALYIIPALCKTKLYSEKLANFVCYVWNFVIGGGAIALMNGFTEGREYAEYTWPFDILVLVGLFLLSYNLFRTVLNRQVKKLYVSVWYIMGAFFWMPFVYLVGNRTFVAMDGLNDGILNWFYGHNILGMWFTVLGVGIAYYMVPKMSGKPIWSHSLSMIGFWTIAFFYAPTGTHHLLQSPVPEWLKALAVIFSAALVIPVITVLTNFYMSMKGSWWMLTTNMPLRFVMTGAFWYFITCIQGPFQATRGINWYIHFTQWVVAHAHAALLGTFTFFVIGSLYYGIQRLTGKKIYSVRLVKWHYWLLTIGFLLFFLSLTVGGLQQSVGWALGYPVAQWSLILPPMWLVRSIGGVMMFASSCLFAYNIFRSMNSPSISSEDELNMAVPTEN
- a CDS encoding Rieske 2Fe-2S domain-containing protein, with the protein product MKFERREFIKTLLAVPVIGGISALFISPFVRFLKPSSGPLATAEIFKQPDKPSPVREISFSVSDFPENWSFKYFMFQESNREYTSVGEQIKTIPGVIVRTPTPDGSADFVVFSRVCPHLGCVFNFVPIEAEVAKGYNYAPPPGQKVFACPCHLSVYDPMQTDTKGRGKVVSGPAPRSPFKFNFIRQGERILVSSLESGGIS
- a CDS encoding ABC transporter ATP-binding protein — encoded protein: MFKYLLKHYRGYLLGIVFLIITNLLAAYIPQLIKKVVDMIEIQDSALLEVLAWASFLAVLMAIMRAASRQIIFAIGREIEFELKKDIFNHLVTLPPGFFSESSKDGISTQAGSLISIITNDVQSIRALGGFAMLNIFNTVIAFAVILPLMFDLHTELTWAFLALIPIVILFVISLSGKIKDYQNWVQEELARISNFIEQNLSGIHIIKAYAQEQAELNRFSVINDQLKQAYLKLIQVRSFIGPVMRVIASLGFVLLLYMGGKSIIAGEFSAGDFAAYALYVQRLIWPVATLGWLITIIYRAQVSEKRINGILQVDPTIKDRDDAIKKTSFETEIEIKALNTKITKGSMVGIVGAIGSGKTVLAHKLMHLKELTDDEILIDGIDIKDIQLNSLRTLVNLVPQTNFLFSSSVFDNIVYAKDLSRDQVIELAKKVNIHDEIMSLSECYDSIVGERGVTLSGGQRQRIAIARALALDPEILVLDDSLSSLDNESSKLILHNIIGLRKNKTTIFITHNESILNEMDQLIKLERVG
- the ccoS gene encoding cbb3-type cytochrome oxidase assembly protein CcoS, producing the protein MDTNIAFSLQDWILSVFNKEGIAVFAIFSSTFFLLAGCLAYWAFKSGQFDDIEAAKFEMMGTGV
- a CDS encoding ABC transporter ATP-binding protein; protein product: MNNWQLIKTLYPFMKPFKWQIIIALAILPLSSATYSIQPVLLQKAVDGPIAAFDLAGLWTYALFLLGAVAINFVLQVAQFYIMNKVGQSMVADIRYSLFVHLESMSMSFFDRNPVGRSVSRVTSDMEQLAESFVGGLVLILLDIFNILGILLFMFYLNWRLSLVVSVFLIPIYFITIYYQELYRKANLMARKELAKLNSFLQQNIVGISVVQVLNSTAKSMNKFAEYNRQYFKANDESIKADARLSATIEMISLFAIIALIYISSKIFASSVLSIGMILAFIQYSQALFEPIRNLSDRFTVIQSAFTAIERMSELLDEPISIQDHKSLTCTQENKDAPLINFKNIQFQYQDKTPVLNDVSFQVQQGQKIAIIGKTGSGKSTIIKLLTRLYELDQGLIEINGVDIKEIPQYQLREKIAVIHQDTYIFAGNLESNIKLGRDESKLDMQLAQRFLDLAPGLRQERDLLNLSNVSSGEEQVINFARALVARPEILVLDEATAKIDLETEKAIYELLNEYIKGKTLITIAHRLETIKSADLVLKLENGLLTR